The proteins below are encoded in one region of Lactuca sativa cultivar Salinas chromosome 3, Lsat_Salinas_v11, whole genome shotgun sequence:
- the LOC111913822 gene encoding exocyst complex component EXO70E2, with protein MGICDPLMNTPEEENLIAAARLILGELESNKKFSNEATRILEDLATKLSSIVKITKPKDENEEEEEELSDIKIRLDSIQDKIMTWEVGQSMILDSGSDENQTNEYLNAVNEVKTLVERLESLNPNKDTSEHEVLLKANDVLQTSMARLEEEFKHILIHNQQNFEPERLSFRSIEDDCVDSTSIVSFEDDSFDDSIQRDSITISRGSEVHIMDLINPQVIPNLKSISTLMFDSNYIKECCNAFISVRKDALDDCLFILEVEKSSIEDVLKMEWATLNSKIRKWTKVMKIFVRIYLASEKSLCEQIFGKNEVVNSCFAESSKASILQLLNFAEAISIGPHKPEKLIRILDMYEVLADLKPDIESFYQNDPGSYLRTEFQDVLTRIGDCATTTFLEFKNAVGANPSNAAFPGGGIHHLTRWVMNYVTTLIDYSNSLNTLLKTEIQFQDPSSSPDVNLEDDNANQKNSSFSISPMTSHFQSLMSLLESNLEEKSRLYREEALGHLFLMNNINYMAEKVKGSELRTVLGDNWIRKRNWKFQQYAMSYERSTLSSILNLLKEEGLHNNGSNSGSISKTLLKERLQGFYIAFEEIYKSQTGWSIPNSQLSEDLRISLSLKLIQAYRTFVGRYGNSISEKYIKYSADDLESYLLDLFEGSPRSLHSFHRK; from the coding sequence ATGGGAATTTGCGATCCACTGATGAATACACCGGAAGAAGAGAATTTGATAGCTGCTGCTCGACTTATTCTAGGAGAACTGGAGTCGAACAAGAAATTCTCCAATGAAGCAACGAGAATCTTGGAGGATCTAGCCACAAAATTATCATCCATAGTAAAGATCACCAAACCTAAAGATGaaaacgaagaagaagaagaagaactaaGCGATATCAAGATTCGCCTCGATTCAATTCAAGATAAGATCATGACATGGGAGGTGGGTCAATCCATGATATTGGATTCCGGGTCGGATGAAAATCAAACCAACGAATATTTAAACGCAGTGAATGAAGTCAAAACATTAGTCGAAAGATTAGAGAGTTTGAATCCAAACAAAGACACTTCAGAACATGAAGTTTTACTCAAAGCAAACGATGTTCTTCAAACATCCATGGCTAGACTCGAAGAAGAATTCAAGCATATTCTCATTCACAATCAACAAAACTTCGAACCTGAACGTTTATCTTTTAGATCAATTGAAGATGATTGTGTCGATTCAACCTCAATCGTCTCATTTGAAGATGATTCATTTGATGATTCGATTCAAAGAGATAGTATAACTATAAGCAGAGGATCAGAAGTTCATATCATGGATCTAATCAATCCTCAAGTAATCCCTAATCTCAAATCCATTTCTACTTTAATGTTTGACTCAAATTACATCAAAGAATGTTGTAATGCTTTCATAAGTGTTCGAAAAGATGCTTTAGATGATTGCTTATTCATTCTTGAAGTTGAAAAATCAAGCATTGAAGATGTTCTAAAGATGGAATGGGCTACATTGAATTCCAAGATTAGAAAATGGACAAAAGTGATGAAAATCTTTGTGAGAATTTATCTCGCAAGTGAAAAGTCATTATGCGAACAAATTTTCGGGAAAAACGAGGTTGTAAATTCGTGTTTTGCTGAGTCATCAAAAGCTTCAATCTTGCAACTTCTAAATTTCGCAGAAGCTATTTCAATTGGGCCTCATAAGCCCGAAAAATTGATCAGAATTCTCGATATGTATGAAGTTTTAGCCGATTTGAAACCAGATATCGAGTCTTTTTACCAAAATGACCCTGGATCGTACTTAAGAACCGAGTTCCAAGATGTATTGACTCGCATCGGCGATTGCGCAACGACAACATTTCTTGAATTCAAAAACGCAGTAGGGGCAAATCCGTCAAATGCCGCTTTCCCAGGAGGTGGGATTCACCATCTAACTCGTTGGGTGATGAATTACGTTACTACCCTCATCGACTACAGTAATTCCCTAAATAcccttttgaaaaccgaaattcaATTTCAAGATCCATCGTCTTCACCAGACGTAAATCTTGAAGACGATAACGCGAATCAAAAAAACTCATCGTTTTCAATTTCACCGATGACGTCACATTTCCAATCGCTGATGTCACTTCTTGAATCGAACCTTGAAGAGAAATCAAGGTTATATAGAGAAGAAGCATTAGGGCATCTTTTTTtaatgaataatattaattaCATGGCGGAAAAAGTCAAAGGGTCAGAGCTAAGAACAGTTCTTGGTGACAATTGGATTCGAAAACGTAATTGGAAGTTTCAACAATATGCAATGAGTTATGAAAGATCGACTTTGAGTTCAATTTTGAATTTGTTAAAAGAAGAAGGGCTTCATAATAATGGAAGTAATTCAGGGTCGATTTCAAAGACTTTGCTTAAAGAAAGGTTACAAGGGTTTTATATTGCGTTTGAAGAGATTTACAAAAGTCAAACGGGATGGTCAATACCGAATAGTCAACTTTCTGAGGATTTAAGGATTTCGTTGTCGTTGAAGTTGATTCAAGCTTATAGAACTTTTGTTGGTAGGTATGGGAATAGTATAAGTGAGAAGTATATTAAGTATAGTGCTGATGATCTTGAGAGTTATCTTTTGGATTTGTTTGAAGGGTCTCCAAGATCATTACATAGTTTTCATAGAAAGTGA